A segment of the Catharus ustulatus isolate bCatUst1 chromosome 21, bCatUst1.pri.v2, whole genome shotgun sequence genome:
TTTTCTGAGCGTGCCGTCACCCTGagccccccccaaaatccctctgggccctccccaaaatccctctggccatccccaaaaatccctctgggGCCCCCAAACGCTCCAGGCCCCCCAGACCCTCTGGACTCTGTGTATATTATGACTGTGTCTTGTGACGTTCTTACGAGCTTGGTGTATAGTGATTTCCCCAAAACCTCTGATTTTAGTTGGGTTTTTATTTGACACCCTGGATGCCCCCTTTCCCTTGCATTAGATGCACTGCAATATTTTGGGGTCTATGGTTTTTGTTCTCTTCCCCCTGAGGCTGTGAccccccttttccttccctgaaatTGCTCTTTCTTGCCTCGTTGGTGGTTAGCccccccctttccctccccttcctgtCTGCTCCTTGCCCATAAagttaaatatatatttttagggCAAAGGCTGTATCATTGCACTGATATTTGTTGGTTCCCCTTTGGTCTCCCAGCCCGTTTCTGTTCCTCCTTGGTTTAGCAATGCAAATGCTTCAGGATCTTGTATGTTggacattattattattattattttttctgttacagttatttatataaaaaataatttatcaaaaaggaaaacttaaaaaaaaataatctagtCTGTCTTGGAACTTGTTTACCTTGAAATTACTGGAATCTAAATGTTTGAAGGTGTTGAAGCACAAACATGTATCATCTCTGTATATCTGTTCTTCTGTACTAAAGCACTCGAGTGACTAAATAAAAGCGATCTCCATCCCTAGTGCaactggggctgtgctgtgctgctccctcagggccaggaaaagggaacagGCATGGGAAAATATTCCCTCCAACCCCCAAGGGAGGGCTCCTGGTGTGGTGATGCCAAACCCCCCAGGAGTGgctttgggaaggaaaatccaCACGAGTCGTCCAACCgcatttatttccttcaaaaatagGTGATTTCTTCGTACAAAACACCACCCCAGTGCTTCTGCTGGGCGTTAAAAAATGGGggataagggaaaaaaaataatttggtccTGGCTACTGCATTTGGGATAATTAACCACACTTTCCACGTGCTCCCATCAcgccctggctgggctggggggctcaCAGCTTCCAGCTTGGGgcatgggcaggagcagaggcaacCACAGACATATCAAACCTCTTTAAAATCTCCTAAACTTCtttaaaatcccccaaactcaGCCCTCTTCCCCCAAaaaggaggaggggacagccccatTCCCAACCCGTGGGCTCATGGCAGGATCAGGCTCAGGGGGAGCTTGGAAGGCTCCAGAGCTGAGTCACTCACTGATCCCCCCTCCAAATGTGGAGATTTGTacaacaaataaaagcaaaaataaatacatttgacACTGGCACTTCAGGTAGGTCCTACAGATAAGCACAGGCTGAGGTGCTGGGGGTTTGGCTGGAGCCatcccaggaaaagctgccCCAAGCACATCCTTTTCCCTAAAAAAGAGGCATTAACTCCTTAGAAAcccagctgggaggagcagggctccACACCCCACACCTGCTTTGGTCTCAGCAGGTGCCTTCTCTACCAGCCCAGattccctgagcatcccagggGAAAAACCTCAAATCCTTCATTTTCTGCCTGGGATCCAGGGAGGaccagaaaaaccccacaaatgcCCTAAGGGTTGTGCTGGAAATGCAAACcagaatatttatatatatgtatctgtAGAAAGATATATCTATAGAATCAGATAGAGATCTGTACATAGACAGAACTATTCATGTCTCTATAGATACAGACATACAACTAAATATAGATATGCCTGCACCTAGATATATCCATTTACAGATACACAtatatcacacacacacattataGATCATCAATCACTCAAAAGAGTGATTTAGCTGCTTACTAGCtaaaaaaattcacataaaaaacacaggaaaaaaaaaagtttccccAGGGAGGATCCTGGTGGGTTCAAGTCCAAGGGCAGAGGGCACAGAACACAGCCCCTGGAAAGGGGTGGAATAGGGAATCCCAGGGAATCCCGGGGATTTCTGCCCTCACAGGCACAGAGGTAAATACAGCTGCCAAGGGGGCTCGACCCACAGCAggtcagagcagccccagaagtgctcagggtggggtggcactgcccatcctggggggacacagggatccCCTTAGTCCcaggggatggtgctgcagatgCTGGAGACTTCTGCCCTCACCTTCCCCCTCCTGCAGCTTGGGGGGTCCTGAAaacggacagacagacagacaagatgtgcagggagagcaggaaggggaacacctccagccctgctgcccccagatTTGGCAGGGAGCACCCCAAAGGGATGCTGAGGGGGCCATGctgcccctcctcctgctcctgatgGCAGGGAGGGCTTGGAGGCGCCAGCAGGAGGGTTTAGGGGTGCCAGCTGCAGGGTTTAGGGGTGACACCTGCAGGGTTTGGAGGTGACACCTGCAGGGTTTGGAGGTGCCAGCAGGTCCTCAGAAGAGGCAGGAGCCCCGTGGGCCCCGTGCCCGGCCCAGCTCTGCGGCCAGTGCCCGGCTCATGCGGGTCGTGGTCAGCCTCACGCTCTGGGCAGCCTCCACAGCCCGGCTCAGTGACCAgttcagctcctccagctcctccaggtccAGGCTCAGGCAGctgtggtggccctggggcCGGGGGGGACGCTCTGCCCGCCGGGACTTCGCAGTGACACCGAGGGGAACCCcggccagggctggggctgaggtaGGAACTGCTGGGGAGCAGTagctgggaaggagaagggacaggggctcagtgctgctcgctggctgtgtccccccagggctctgtgccctcccagggctctgtgtccccactccCCCTTATCTCCATCCGTCTCCCCCATCTCCTCCATGCCCACCCTCTGAGGAGCTGGTGGCCCTTTCACCCCACAGCCATGGGCAAACCAGaggatccctgggatggggacagtccctgccccTGCACCCCTGGGAGATGCTGacacccctcccagccccagggcatcCTTACAGCATGGAGGGCACGTAAGGCACGAGGGGGACGGGTGCCAGGCAGacggtggcagtggtggcagccgGGGTGGCTGCCAAGTACCAAATTCCAGGCTGCTCCGGCTTCTCGGCTCCAGCGTGGGGACCTGGGCGACAGGAGCCACCAGGGCCACGCTCTGCTGCGGGGAGCAAGGTGGGTAGATGAGCCCAGGGGGgttgggtgtccccaggggggttGGGTGCCCCCAGGGGGTTGGGTATCCGCAGGTGACATCAGCCCCTGTGCCACTCTGGGCAGCCACTGCCGGGTGGGAGCAGACCCCAAGCACTGTCAGGGGGCTGAGGTTGTTCCTtgtcccagcaccagccccgggcagggaggagctgtgTCACCCTTGTCACCCACCGTGcgtggctctgtccctgctgcccgGCGCAGAGGGGCCCGAGGGTGCCCGGCAGGTGGGGCAGGACGTTctcctgggggtgctgtgctggggctgccggGGGGCATCACCTCCCCCAAACCCGGCTGTGGAGAGAGGAAATCGGGAATGTCCCCGGCAGAGCCAGCCAGGGATGTCTGGGAAGAGCTGAGTGGTTTGGGGGGGGCTGCTGAGATGGGAGGGGGGTTCccctgcagggaaagggggTCTGCAAAGGTGGGTTGCACtggcacctgggacaggggacactgctccCGGTGACACCAGGAACCCCAGGGAATCCCAGGAACTCCAGGTAATCCCAGGAAATTCTGCCCACACAGAACAGATGCCAAGGGGGTTTGACCTGTGCACGACCCACACGAGGTCAGAGcatgcccagagctgcccaggttGGTTCCcttgggggacactggggagagCCTCAGGCCATGAGGAATGGGTTTGTCTGTCCCCTCCCTAAGCCTCTCCAGTTAATTAATTAAGGTCATTAGCAACTGTTAGGGGTGGTAGGGAaggctggaaggggctggggcCCACTCACCTGAtgccatcctgtccctgtgacaTCGGGGACACCCCGAGGTGCCCGGCTCTTCTCGGGGTGCCGGGGTGGCCCTTGGCGTGCCCCCCTCGTACCGTGTCCCTGCCAAACCCCAGCGTCAGCGTGGCCAGCGTCCCCAAGGTGAGGGTGGCCGcctccagccccacacagaccgccagcagcacccacctgTGTACTGTCCCCGAAATGTCACCGCCCCCGGGGGCTTCCCAAGGGGCTTCCGCAGGGCGGGGGGGGcccggggcccggcggggcaCGGCTCGGACTCGGAGGCTGCGGCGGAGGACAGGGATGCGGGAGGGATCCGCGGGGACCGAGCTCCAGACCTGCAGGATGCACCCCGGGCTGAGCACTGCGGGGTCCGAGGGACCACCAGGACCTGGTCTCCGCGGTCCTGCAGCCCAGAACATCCCGCTGCCCTTGGGGAGGGGAAGtggggtgcagggaggagcgtgtcccctctgtccccaccccggGGGGGTCCCACTCACCGAGGTctggctcctgcctgtcccGGGGCAGCGACGCCGACCTCTCCCTCCGCGGGGCTGTGACCCCGGGGGCCCCCCTGCCCCGCACCGGGGGGCTCGGGtccctgcagaggggacagaaacGCTGCCACCACCTCCACGCAGCAGGCTGGCAGTCCCCTCAAGCCTGCTCACAGCcgagctggggacaggctgagcctGGGGGTGTCCCCTCGCTGCCCCCCACGTCCCCCTGCCACCTACCCCGAGGGTGCTGCGTCCCGGGGGGACAATGGTCCGCTGGTCAGTGGCTGCGTCCTGCCCTGGGTGACACGGGGAGCGGCTTTTCCCTCGGGATAGCTGCGGGAGCGGCGCAGGCTCTCCTCCAGCCGCAGCCGCAGCCGCCACACCTCGTCCTGCAGCGCCCGGATGGCCTGGCTGCCCCGGGACAGATGTCACCGTGAGGGGGGCTGCACCCAGCAGGGACCCAGCAGTGCACCAGAAACCCCTCCCAGATCCTCCACAGCGGCATCCAGCAGCTGGACACCCCCAGAACcaagcctggggctgggctggcgtCAGTGCCAGTGGGTGCCTTGGGGGGCCCAGGGGGGTCTGGCGTGGTTTGGGgcgctggggacacagccactcACTCGCGCTCCAGACGGGAGCCCAGCAGGTCACAGTGAGCCGGCTCCAGGGACGGCAGGTCGGGGGACAGGAGGGTGGGGATGGCGTTTCGGGGGATGCCAGGGGGCTGGTTGGGCTCCTGGCCATGGCTGAGGGGTGGCCACCGGcgctggcacagctcctgtctCCCACCTCCGAGTCCGtgtgagctggggaggaggaggcacaGTGATCAGAGACTGGGACACACCTCCTCCAGGGAGGGGGACACCAGCACCACAGGGAGCTCCGGGAACCCCACAAaccagagccacagagccaggaccccagctctctctccctTGCCTGTGTACTCACTGCCATCGCCGTCGGGGTCCGGCCCCCCCTCGCTGCCCGCGCTCTCGGCCCAGCGAGGgggggagctgccctgggaggggctgctggggggcaGCCGGgacccccctgtgccccccggCGGTAGATCAGGCTGTCTCGGAGGGAAGCGGGGCCGTCTCTCTCTTCCGTGGGGCACGGAGGGTGTTGGGGATGGCGATGGAAGGTCCCAGCGAGCCCGGAGTCCTGGAGAAGGGATGGGTCACCCCTGCTCATCTCCAGCCCCGCCAGAACCCTGCTCCCCACGCCCTCAGTGCCTCTCCCGCAAACCCTGCCCTCTTCAACCCTCCAAATCCCGCAGGCAGAGCCGAATTCCTGCCGTACCCCGGGCCGGGGGGAAGGTGCTCGGGGGTGTGCACGGGGGGGGACACCCTGCTGGCCTCCGAGCCCACGAAGCCGCTGTCGGTCTCTGGGGACACGATGcgctgctcctgcagaggcagggcgagaacagagagcaggatcagtgcccagcacccggcagctctgggtgctctccGGTGGGATCCGCAGCCCAAGGACTCACCTTGAGGGGCCCGTGCGgggtggcagtgctgcctgtcccactgctgcCGAGGGACACGGGCACCCGTGGTGGCGCAGGGACCTGCAGGGGGGCTTGGCAGAGGCTGGAGGCTCCTCAAGCAGCGGCAGGGGAGGGGTGGCCCCGTGTCTCCCCCAGGTTTGGGGGTCCTCTGGGGGGAACCGTCGCAGCTCTTCTCTGCGGGCGGTGCctgtggggaggggatggagcaggaatcATAGGGCAGGTCTGGTCCAGCTCTCCCATGGAGGCTGTTAACCCTGAGGTAAAACTGGAGCCCGATGTCAAACCTCCTGCTCACCCCCGCCTGGGCACTCGCCCTCTCACAGCACTTACAGGGGCAAGGTCTGGAGGCTGGGCCCCTCCTCGAGTGACCGTGTCCTGCTGGGGACCCTGCTGGCGCCACcgtcccctgtgctgggtgcaTCCACCTCCTCCTGGGACCCGCTCTCTGCCAGGCTCAGCCGCTCCAGGCTCAGCGACTCCGGCAAGGACTTGAAGTGCTCGTACCTGGGGGGACCCGCGGGCAGGAGcgggtgggtttggggacatgCTCCgtgcccgtgtcccccctgCCCCGCTGTGACAGCACTcactgctccagcaggtccccGAAATCCTCCTCCACTTGGTGCTGCTTGTGCCAGAGGGGCCAGGGCAgcccccctgccaccccctcagtgtcccctgctgtcccccgaTGACCCTCCACCAGCGCAGGGCTCTGGGAACAGCGAAAGGGGCTGAGAGAGGCAGCCCCCACTAAACGCAGGGAGGTGGGGAACATTCACACCCCCAGCTCACCTCGGGGTGCGGGGAACATTCACACCCCCAGCTCACCTCGGGGTGCGGGGAGTGGTCGGCCGGCGGTggggacggggctggggggcagcggggctgcgggggggGTTGAAGGAGGGTCTGCAGGGGAGGCTGAGGGACGGGCTGAAGGAGGGTCTGAGGGAcgggctgctgcctgccccccGGCTCCAGCCGCTCCTTGAGCCCCTCCAGACGCAGCCCCAGGCGGTAAATCTCCCCTTCCACTGCCCTGCAAGACACCAGCCATCAGTGCGGGGGGACAGCGACCCccgggggctctggggagggggtggcagggggaTCGAGCACGTACCGGTCAGGATCAAACCCCCCTGCAGCCTCCGGGAGCTGCTGCCGGCACCGCAGGTATTCCCGCTCCAGCGCATCCTGTGCGTCCTTCAGCATCCTCATCCTCTGCGGCACAAGGGTGCGGGGTCCGAGCCTGTCCCCTGGGCACCGCCACCCCCCGTGGTCCTGCCCCGCCCCCGGCTGGGCTCCGGGAAGGGGCTGACACACCTGGAGCTGTTCCGAAGGTGAGGGAGTCCCTGCACGCATCCAGCTTTCGAAGGATTCCACCTGTCCGGATGGTAGGGATGAGCCCCCTCCGcacccccgagaccccccccaGTATGAAGCATCCCCAGAGACTGCTCCAGCGCGATCCCCcactgcagccccctccccagcaccccgcAACActtcccctccccacagccacctcctgcagcatctcccaacccctcccacCCAGACCCCTCTTGAGTTGcccccagcaccctctgcagcaccttcccagcctaatcccccccaaatcccctccccactgccccaCACCGGCAGTCCCCACCAGCACTCTCCCCAAAAAAACTTCCCTATGCAGCcccccctcagcccccagctgtcccctctaCAGCTCCCCTTTCCATCTCTCcacgccccagcccctccagcagcccccCATCCttgcctgtgcctgcagcctgcGGCTCTGCCCCGCCAGTGCCCGGGTGAGCCGGGGGCCGGGGCAGCAGCACGGCCCGGGGCAGGTGGGGCAGCACCCCCCGGGCAGAGGAGGGGACCGAGGTTGGGGTGAATCCCCCCGCTCTGACGGTCCGGGGGCTGCAGCTGCGAGAAAACACGAGGACAAGTGACACCGCAGCACTGGTGACACCGGCGTGGGGAAGGCGCTGTGGGGGAGAATCCCCCCAGAACCGAAACAGGGGGGTGGTGAGCTGGGCAAGGCACATGGATCAACACACCTGTAGCTGGCGAGGCCGGGGCTGTGGCCATGCCCAGAGCCGCAGTCCGTGCCTGCGGGATGCTGAAGGTCATCACTCGGCTCCCGCTGGCCACGGTGCCCATGGCGAGGCTGCGGCTGGGCTGTGGCGGGTCGGAGAACAGGCTCACCTGGGTAGGGAGAGCGGGTTTGGGCAGGCAGCCTGCACGCCGACCCACCCAGCGTGCCCTGCAGCACCTGATGGGCACAGGAGGGTGGGGTGAAGGTGCGGACACGCGTGCGGGGGTcggctggcacagccctgcctcagtttccccacccACGCGGTGGTGCAGGGCGGGAGGTGGCAGAGGTGACACGGGGACGCGCTTCCGCCCGTGGGCCTGCCATCTCAGAGAGAGGTGCCCTGCCATTCCGGGGACAATCCGGCTCGGCCACCACCCTGGCACGGAGGGCACCCCGCCAGGGGAGGGGAGACGGTGTCCCCAGTCTGCTGTGGCCTCTGCGGTggcctcagccctgctccctgggctgggactgCTCAACCGCAGCTCCccgggaggaggaagaggaggggggccaagggaggaaaacacaacaaataACCTCAGGGCGGGGGGGGAGCAGAGTGGGGACCCCCCAGGTATCCTGCCCCCACCCACCCTGGCGCCCAGGCGCAGCTGGTCGATGGTGTTCTCAGCCTCGGCGTACTTGGTCAGCAGCTTGTGGTAATCGTCctgcggggaggggacaccggtGGGTGACAGCCCCCGGCACGGGGGATGCCCCAGGGGTGCTAAAGGGGAGAGGCAGCCCTGTGTGGGGACAGCAAGGCCCATGGGAGGAGTGCAGAAATGCCCTCTCCAAAACATCCGACCCATCTGTGCAGACGTGGCCCTCCCTGCTCTGCGTGGGGAGAGCCCCCCTCTCCTCCCGGGGGGACAAACACCCTGAGGGTGACAAGCTTGGGGGGGTGACCGCCATCCCGGGGGACATGAGCATCCTGTACCCAGCCTGAGCGCTGCCCACATCCcggctccttccctcctcgCCAGCTCCATGGAGGGGTGAGCAGCACCAAACCCCGACCGGTGtcccagggacagtgacacccccagcacgccctgctgcccccacccTGGAGACCCTCCCAGCGCGGCCTCTCTGCCTGAGCCGGGCAttacctggagctgctgcaccagCGCCGTGGCTTGTCTGGGGGACCTGAGCTCCTGCGGCAGCCCGGCCGTGCTGGGGGGCTGCGGGGACACCCCCTCCCcgctgctcagcagcacctcccGGACGATTTCGGCCGGGGATTTGAAGCCGATGGGGTGGCCGGGGCCgtgggggcgggcgggcagcACCCGGCCCCGGGGTGGGCGGTAGCTCTGGTCGAACTTCACCCGCGCCTCCACCTTGGAGAGGTCGGGCAGGGGGTGGTTGAGGCGCCCTCGGCCGTACTGGGTGGCCTCGGTGCCCGTTCCCGAGGGATCTCTGGTCCCCTTGCCACCCGTTCGCCTCCGGGGGCTCAGGGACCGGGACTGCCGGGCGGGCTTGGGGGGCACGGCCGCGGGCGCTGCTTTCTTGGGCACTCGGGATCTGCCGTGCCCTTGGGGTGCCGGGGGATCCCCAGCGCCCTGGGGGTGCCCGCTGGGTGCCGAGCCAGCAGTGCCGGGGGCTGGcacccctgtgccacctgtCTGGGGCTCGGGGACACGCTCGGGGCTGGGGTCATCGGGGGAGAGGTGCAGAGGGAGGCTCCGTCTCGGGCTCCATTCCTGCCTGTGCCCCTCGATGTGTCCCCGGCCGTGCCCCAGCCCCGGTGCTGGCGGGACgggctggcagggccagggctgctgtccGACAGCCCTGAGGTGTCCCCTCCTTCCGTGCTGCAGCCCCGGGGCTGGCAGAGAGCCCGGCCGCC
Coding sequences within it:
- the AKNA gene encoding LOW QUALITY PROTEIN: microtubule organization protein AKNA (The sequence of the model RefSeq protein was modified relative to this genomic sequence to represent the inferred CDS: substituted 2 bases at 2 genomic stop codons); amino-acid sequence: MASPAPWLRWTQTQLTRWHGRDEEEEEEEDDFERRMDEDGVIGLGEGARSPPWGLLGLGLQRQPRGAEGRPGSLPAPGLQHGRRGHLRAVGQQPWPCQPVPPAPGLGHGRGHIEGHRQEWSPRRSLPLHLSPDDPSPERVPEPQTGGTGVPAPGTAGSAPSGHPQGAGDPPAPQGHGRSRVPKKAAPAAVPPKPARQSRSLSPRRRTGGKGTRDPSGTGTEATQYGRGRLNHPLPDLSKVEARVKFDQSYRPPRGRVLPARPHGPGHPIGFKSPAEIVREVLLSSGEGVSPQPPSTAGLPQELRSPRQATALVQQLQDDYHKLLTKYAEAENTIDQLRLGARVSLFSDPPQPSRSLAMGTVASGSRVMTFSIPQARTAALGMATAPASPATAAAPGPSERGDSPQPRSPPLPGGCCPTCPGPCCCPGPRLTRALAGQSRRLQAQVESFESWMRAGTPSPSEQLQRMRMLKDAQDALEREYLRCRQQLPEAAGGFDPDRAVEGEIYRLGLRLEGLKERLEPGGRQQPVPQTLLQPVPQPPLQTLLQPPPQPRCPPAPSPPPADHSPHPESPALVEGHRGTAGDTEGVAGGLPWPLWHKQHQVEEDFGDLLEQYEHFKSLPESLSLERLSLAESGSQEEVDAPSTGDGGASRVPSRTRSLEEGPSLQTLPLHRPQRRAATVPPRGPPNLGETRGHPSPAAAXGASSLCQAPLQVPAPPRVPVSLGSSGTGSTATPHGPLKEQRIVSPETDSGFVGSEASRVSPPVHTPEHLPPGPGTPGSLGPSIAIPNTLRAPRKRETAPLPSETAXSTAGGHRGVPAAPQQPLPGQLPPSLGRERGQRGGAGPRRRWHSHGLGGGRQELCQRRWPPLSHGQEPNQPPGIPRNAIPTLLSPDLPSLEPAHCDLLGSRLERDQAIRALQDEVWRLRLRLEESLRRSRSYPEGKAAPRVTQGRTQPLTSGPLSPRDAAPSGDPSPPVRGRGAPGVTAPRRERSASLPRDRQEPDLGLELGPRGSLPHPCPPPQPPSPSRAPPGPGPPPPCGSPLGRTRYEGGTPRATPAPREEPGTSGCPRCHRDRMASAGFGGGDAPRQPQHSTPRRTSCPTCRAPSGPSAPGSRDRATHAERGPGGSCRPGPHAGAEKPEQPGIWYLAATPAATTATVCLAPVPLVPYVPSMLYCSPAVPTSAPALAGVPLGVTAKSRRAERPPRPQGHHSCLSLDLEELEELNWSLSRAVEAAQSVRLTTTRMSRALAAELGRARGPRGSCLF